The proteins below are encoded in one region of Helicoverpa armigera isolate CAAS_96S chromosome 11, ASM3070526v1, whole genome shotgun sequence:
- the LOC110379637 gene encoding LOW QUALITY PROTEIN: SNF-related serine/threonine-protein kinase (The sequence of the model RefSeq protein was modified relative to this genomic sequence to represent the inferred CDS: inserted 1 base in 1 codon; deleted 2 bases in 1 codon), with product MNNNCGGVGAGAVGGGGGAYDAKIAGLYDLLDTLGSGHFAVVKLARHVFTGEKVAVKVIDKSKLDDVSKSHLFQEVRCMKLVQHPNVVRLYEVIDTQTKLYLILELGDGGDLYDYIMRHESGLSESLARDYFRQIVRAISYCHRLHVVHRDLKPENVVFFEKLGVVKLTDFGFSNKFCPGQKLETSCGSLAYSAPEILLGDSYDAPAVDVWSLGVILYMLVCGQAPFQEANDSETLTMIMDCKYTIPQHISNSCKRLIGRMLVREPEKRATLSEIATDPWVTAGEGVTVEDFDTPLVAKEQLSEDDRSAIVQRMVNGTIASKEQILEALEKNEYNHITATYYLLAERKLRSKRQEATLRARRPEALSVARASPAAAPAPAPQRCLLAPPLSAAPRTPQDVPPRSRKCSIVREEEDDEEGAVAGGCGGRVVDARRGSRSEGRLHLAARAAHPAPPAQPAPRSAHLADNLTKVNLDDEGSAESTARGAPPPAPPPARRQRLECRRRRARAGSCSSSDLSDDDSEKKKRAAEHADGPPERARRDSHDDSSDSQERGGGAGRWAAGGRRAPASAPAAAERGGGGAAGDGRAGGGRGWGRRRRAARXESRLRESRSLNRIAEVEEASGGARWAGGGLVALCGRPLLRLLAAARPPPATRRLHGLC from the exons ATGAATAATAACTGTGGTGGAGTTGGGGCTGGAGCAGTTGGCGGAGGAGGTGGTGCTTATGATGCTAAGATAGCCGGCTTGTACGACCTGCTCGACACTCTCGGCTCAGGGCACTTTGCAGTGGTCAAACTAGCCCGCCATGTCTTCACTGGGGAAAAAGTTGCTGTTAAAGTTATTGATAAAAGTAAACTGGATGATGTTTCTAAATCACATTTATTCCAAGAG GTTCGCTGTATGAAGTTAGTCCAGCACCCTAATGTAGTGCGTCTGTATGAAGTTATAGACACACAAactaaactatatttaatactaGAGTTAGGCGATGGTGGTGACTTATATGATTATATTATGAGACATGAATCTGGTTTGTCTGAATCTCTTGCTCGTGATTACTTCCGTCAAATTGTTCGTGCAATTTCATATTGTCATAG GTTACATGTTGTGCATCGAGATTTGAAACCAGAAAATGTAGTATTCTTTGAAAAACTAGGTGTAGTGAAATTAACTGACTTTGGATTTAGTAATAAGTTTTGTCCTGGTCAGAAATTGGAAACTTCATGTGGCTCTTTAGCTTATTCAGCCCCAGAAATTCTTCTTGGTGACTCGTATGATGCACCTGCAGTTGATGTGTGGTCACTGGGAGTGATACTATACATGCTTGTATGTGGCCAGGCTCCCTTTCAAGAAGCTAATGACAGTGAAACATTGACTATGATTATGGATTGTAAATACACTATTCCTCAACACATATCCAATTCATGTAAAAG GCTTATAGGTAGAATGTTAGTAAGGGAACCAGAAAAACGAGCCACTTTGTCGGAGATAGCCACTGATCCATGGGTTACTGCTGGTGAAGGGGTCACAGTCGAGgactttgacactcctttagTGGCTAAGGAACAGCTTTCTGAAGATGATCGCTCAGCTATAGTTCAAAGAATGGTGAATGGCACCATTGCATCCAAAGAGCAGATCTTGGAGGCTCTAGAGAAAAATGAATACAATCACATTACAGCTACCTATTATCTTTTGGCTGAAAGAAAACTAAGATCTAAAAG ACAAGAGGCGACACTGCGAGCTCGGCGGCCCGAGGCGCTGAGCGTGGCCCGCGCCAgccccgccgccgcgcccgcgcccgcgccgcagcGCTGCCTGCTGGCGCCGCCGCTCTCCGCCGCGCCGCGCACCCCGCAGGACGTGCCGCCG CGTTCCCGGAAGTGCAGTATCGTCCGCGAAGAAGAAGATGACGAGGAGGGCGCCGTCGCCGGCGGCTGCGGCGGGCGCGTGGTGGACGCGCGGCGCGGCTCGCGCTCCGAGGGCCGCCTGCAcctcgccgcccgcgccgcgcaccccgcgccgcccgcgcagcCCGCGCCGCGCTCCGCCCACCTCGCCGATAACCTCACCAAG GTGAACTTGGATGACGAAGGCAGTGCGGAATCGACGGCGCGCGGCGCTCCGCCGCCGGCGCCCCCGCCCGCTCGCCGACAGCGCCTCGAGtgccgccggcgccgcgcccgcgccggctCCTGTTCCTCCTCAGATCTGTCCGACGACGATTCCGAAAAAAAGAAGCGCGCCGCGGAACACGCTGACGGACCGCCGGAGCGCGCTCGCCGCGACTCGCACGACGACTCCAGCGACAGCCAggagcgcggcggcggcgccgggcgctgggcggcgggcgggcggcgcgcgccggcctcggcgccggcggcggcggagcgcggcggcggcggcgcggcgggcgacggg cgggcgggcggcgggcgcggctggggccggcggcgg